The uncultured Bacteroides sp. genomic sequence TCCTATAAAATATGTGCTTGATGGAGTTGAATGTGGACAGAATGAAACCATGATTGCTGCTAAACGTGTACCAAGTGTTCTTGATGCCGGAATGACATATGTAGGTGCAACGTATAATTCTTTAGGTGTTGCACGTTACAAAATTGGGGAAAATGAAGATGGTACACCAATCTTAATGGATACAAATAACAGTACCGATGATTTTGAACGCGGAGTAATTCCAACGTTTCGTCGTTATGGTTCAAAGATGCCTTCATGGAATCATACTCTCAAAGGCAACAATTAAGATATGTATTTAATATTTAAAACCAAATCAGATGAGAAAATATATTAAACCTATTATAATATCTGCACAATATGCGTTTCTTCTGCTAATAATATCACCTGTATTAAAAGCTCAGGAAAACAAAGTTTTGAGTACTCCCGCTGCTTATGAAAGCTACAAATTAGGAAGTTTGTGGCAGCAATCAACAAACGCAGCCGGTTCACTGATTGATAATCCGGTTCAGTTCTCAGAATTGAATGCTGGATATAAGTTAGTAAATGGAAGTTTTCACCGTCCTCAGGAAGAAGCAAAAGGAAGTAGTATTTTTATAGATACAGAAGGATCTATAAAACTGAAAAAAGCATATGTATGGGGACGTTTTAACTATTCTCGTGATGAAAGAAAGGATGTAACTTATAATTCATCCATTATTGATCCGTTTAGGGGAATGCCTTATTACGTTGCTGATTCGCTTCCTGCTAACTGGAGTAATCAGAAATACGATTTACAGTTTCGTGTTGCTACTCCTAAACTGCGAAATGTACTTTCATTAGGCCTCGAAGGAAGTTACAAAGCATACCTTGGAGCCAAACAACGAGATCCACGTACTGAAAACTATTTTTATACTTTAGAGTTGAAGCCTGGTATTGTTTATTCTCCTAATGATAAACATAATATAGGCTTAAATTTCAAGTATGCTAGTTTAAAAGAGGAATCTGAAATGTCTCAGGAGAATAGAAATGTAGATCCTGTTTATTATGAGCTTTATGGATTAGGAACGGCTGTGAAAGGCTTAGGGTCAGGACGAACCACAAACTATGTTGGAAATGAGATAGGTGGAGGATTGCAGTATAACTATTGCGGTGCAATCAATTTGCTTTTTGGTGCTAACTACTCTGCTAAAGTTGAGGATGTCGAAATCTCATTTTCTACTCCTCGTGATGATTCGTCTACTAAAGACCAGATATGGAATACAAACCTTACGCTATATACAAATGGTAAAGAGTATACCCATTATTTGAAACTGGATTATCAGGATCGCTCTATTGATGGCATTCAATACATTACTAAATACGATAATACAGAAGGATGGCAATCTCTTTATAAAAGTGTTCGCTCTACTTATAAAACAAAAACAGCAAAAGCCCTTTATACATTAATGGCCAATCGTGATGAAGAATATAACTGGCGTGTAGATGCAGGTGTTAATTATGAAAAGAAGAATGATACTTATATACTTCCATATTCAGTTAAAAATGCAGAGAATATAGCATTCAGCTTAGGAGGAAAAAAGAATTTTGCTCTTTCGGACAAACTGACTAAACGTTTACTTATAGGTACTGGTGTTGCATATAACAAGAACCTGTCTGGTGAATACAATTATAATGGCCAGCATTCCGATTATTCTGTAGTGAAGTATTTTGAACAAACTGATTTAAATTATCTGATTTCAGATTACTACACAGTAAACTGTTCGGCTGTATATTCACAGAGATATAATGAGACAATAAATGCAACTGTTTTTGCTAAAGCCAATTTCAGTTATAGTAAAACGAGCGATTTTGATTTCAGTAATCGCACACGTGCTGAATTTAGTATCGGACTAAACTTTTAATGCTTATGCAATTAAAAAAAATAAGGTTATGTATTATTGGAATGGTGTTGCTGGCTGGTTCTGTTTATGCACAGAAAAGAGTTAGCCCCTCCATTCCCATAAGTAATTCTTCGTTTGCTATCTTTGTAGATAAAGGCACTTTTAATCAATGCCGAAAAGAAATAGAAGAATATAAAAAGGTATTGGAAGATTCACGTCTTCCAACCTTTATATTTTATGGAGATTGGAAAAATCCGGAACATGTAAAAAAGGAAATTGTAGAACTCTATAAGAAGCAAAAACTCGAAGGAATGGTTTTTATTGGTGATATTCCAATAGCAATGGTGCAAAAAGCACAACACATGACGTCGGCTTTTAAGATGGATGAGTCAAAACCAAGAATAGAATCATCGGTCCCTTCCGATCGTTTCTATGACGATCTTCACTTGAAATTTGACTATATTAGTCACGATAGTGCTAAGACTCTGTTTTTCTACTATAATTTATCGGCAGATTCTCCGCAAAGAATTCAGTGTGAACTTTATTCTGGTCGTATAAAACCGATCAATAACGGAGTAGATAAATATGAACAGATAAGAAAATATCTTAGAAAGGTGGTGAAAGAACACCAGTCTGATAATAAACTTAATCAGTTCGTTTCTTATTCAGGTGAAGGCTCTTTTTCAAATTCTCTATCGGCATGGACGCCCGAAATATTTAATATTTCCGAGCAGTTTCCCGATGTGTTTGAAAAACAAGGGCGGGCACTTTTTTTTCGCTACAGTATGAGTGATTTTCCAAAAGAAGAGCTGCTTAATCAAATTAGAAGGAATGATCTTGATTTTATGATTTTTCATGAACATGGAATGCCCGAAAGACAATACATTTCTGCTGAGGCTAATACGACTGAATTCGATGATCACATAACCTCAATGAAAGCTGCTTTGAGAGACAGACAAAGGCAAAGTATAAAAAACGGGAAAAGTCCTTCTAAACTATATACAGAATATGAAACTAAATACCATCTTGACTCTGTTTGGTTTAGGGGTTATAACAATCCTGAAATAATTAAGGGCGATTCGCTCACTGATATTCACCGGGGCATTGTGTTAGGTGATATTACAAAAGCAGTACCTAATGTTCGTTTT encodes the following:
- a CDS encoding DUF6850 family outer membrane beta-barrel protein, producing the protein MRKYIKPIIISAQYAFLLLIISPVLKAQENKVLSTPAAYESYKLGSLWQQSTNAAGSLIDNPVQFSELNAGYKLVNGSFHRPQEEAKGSSIFIDTEGSIKLKKAYVWGRFNYSRDERKDVTYNSSIIDPFRGMPYYVADSLPANWSNQKYDLQFRVATPKLRNVLSLGLEGSYKAYLGAKQRDPRTENYFYTLELKPGIVYSPNDKHNIGLNFKYASLKEESEMSQENRNVDPVYYELYGLGTAVKGLGSGRTTNYVGNEIGGGLQYNYCGAINLLFGANYSAKVEDVEISFSTPRDDSSTKDQIWNTNLTLYTNGKEYTHYLKLDYQDRSIDGIQYITKYDNTEGWQSLYKSVRSTYKTKTAKALYTLMANRDEEYNWRVDAGVNYEKKNDTYILPYSVKNAENIAFSLGGKKNFALSDKLTKRLLIGTGVAYNKNLSGEYNYNGQHSDYSVVKYFEQTDLNYLISDYYTVNCSAVYSQRYNETINATVFAKANFSYSKTSDFDFSNRTRAEFSIGLNF
- a CDS encoding HEAT repeat domain-containing protein gives rise to the protein MQLKKIRLCIIGMVLLAGSVYAQKRVSPSIPISNSSFAIFVDKGTFNQCRKEIEEYKKVLEDSRLPTFIFYGDWKNPEHVKKEIVELYKKQKLEGMVFIGDIPIAMVQKAQHMTSAFKMDESKPRIESSVPSDRFYDDLHLKFDYISHDSAKTLFFYYNLSADSPQRIQCELYSGRIKPINNGVDKYEQIRKYLRKVVKEHQSDNKLNQFVSYSGEGSFSNSLSAWTPEIFNISEQFPDVFEKQGRALFFRYSMSDFPKEELLNQIRRNDLDFMIFHEHGMPERQYISAEANTTEFDDHITSMKAALRDRQRQSIKNGKSPSKLYTEYETKYHLDSVWFRGYNNPEIIKGDSLTDIHRGIVLGDITKAVPNVRFVIFDACYNGDFREDDYIAGRYIFSDGKCVSTFANSVNVLQDKSANDLLGLLGLGAHIGQWARYTNILESHIIGDPTFRFNSNSSSIDATQLIRENYNEAEQLELLQTSSLADIQNLALYNLYWNNYKEISALLLKTFESSSFATVRYSCMYLLEKINDNNFYEVLKKGSSDSYEFIRRIAVTRMGSIGLPEFLPFIIQSYINDDHSERVAFNVKMALRLYPEADVKRIADSCFNQSYYINKGQEAKNLLSLSGSSLIKELNQVVADKKAKESNRLFYISVLKNINYHPGISLYVSLLKDSSENIKIRTAMLDALSWFSLSYNKGLIIDACKDLIKDSSTPKVLKKEALRTYNRLIN